The following proteins are co-located in the Streptomyces sp. DT2A-34 genome:
- a CDS encoding triacylglycerol lipase: protein MDDNRRLPLVYVRGFAGGTRGIDKAVDDPFYGFNEGSTHVRVGAHNQPLFHQFESPLLRLLREEGYELLVKGSQEAYLVGHAEVPANTIWIHRFYDRSATTWGGSPREYQLEHAAADLLDLIDRLREKSGAPAVILVAHSMGGLICRCLLQKILPDRGRAAADCVAKLFTYGTPHGGIGFDVGGGWVERIRDTLGIQGADIFGPRRMYEYLTPQADLDPDGPPADWDARVMPTGPGALPVERVFCLVGTNPADYDVALGLSSAAVGPHSDGLVQIERAYVPGAHRAFVHRSHSGRYGMVNSEEGYQNLRRFLFGDTRIEASLVDYRLSDDGDVVWQAEASLSVRGLPVVMHERLAAHWCPIQLDAAPDGQEASVSLATTFLNSGLRMATDEPMRFVLQLRLISLRERHGILRLGDHLEHSADFADTLVIDVGTPEAGPGIWAAWNSDIEGAIRDHRVAGEPRVDEDPTPARWVAHIELPTTAAPLVGRDARIRLVATPWT, encoded by the coding sequence GTGGACGACAACCGCAGACTTCCCCTCGTCTACGTCCGGGGCTTCGCCGGCGGGACCCGAGGGATCGACAAGGCCGTCGACGACCCCTTCTACGGCTTCAACGAGGGCTCCACCCACGTCCGCGTCGGCGCGCACAACCAGCCGCTCTTTCACCAGTTCGAGAGCCCGCTGCTGCGCCTGCTGCGGGAGGAGGGCTACGAACTGCTCGTCAAGGGGAGCCAGGAGGCCTACCTCGTGGGCCACGCGGAGGTTCCCGCCAACACCATCTGGATCCACCGCTTCTACGACCGCTCGGCGACGACCTGGGGCGGCAGCCCCCGCGAGTACCAGCTGGAGCACGCCGCCGCCGACCTGCTCGACCTGATCGACCGGCTGCGGGAGAAGAGCGGGGCCCCCGCCGTGATCCTCGTGGCCCACTCCATGGGCGGACTGATCTGCCGGTGCCTACTGCAGAAGATCCTGCCCGACCGGGGCCGCGCCGCCGCCGACTGTGTCGCGAAGCTCTTCACCTACGGCACCCCGCACGGCGGCATCGGCTTCGACGTCGGCGGCGGATGGGTGGAGCGGATCCGGGACACGCTCGGCATCCAGGGCGCCGACATCTTCGGCCCCCGGCGGATGTACGAGTACCTCACCCCGCAGGCCGACCTGGACCCCGACGGCCCGCCCGCCGACTGGGACGCCCGCGTGATGCCCACGGGGCCGGGGGCGCTTCCCGTCGAGCGGGTCTTCTGCCTGGTGGGGACCAACCCGGCGGACTACGACGTCGCCCTCGGGCTGTCCTCCGCCGCCGTCGGGCCGCACAGCGACGGGCTCGTGCAGATCGAGCGGGCGTATGTCCCCGGCGCCCACCGGGCCTTCGTGCACCGCAGCCACAGCGGGCGCTACGGGATGGTCAACTCCGAGGAGGGCTACCAGAACCTGCGGCGGTTCCTGTTCGGCGACACCCGGATCGAGGCGTCGCTGGTCGACTACCGGCTGTCCGACGACGGGGACGTCGTGTGGCAGGCCGAGGCCTCGCTGTCGGTGCGCGGGCTGCCCGTGGTGATGCACGAGCGGCTCGCCGCCCACTGGTGCCCGATCCAGCTCGACGCGGCCCCGGACGGGCAGGAGGCGTCGGTGTCGCTGGCGACGACCTTCCTCAACAGCGGGCTGCGGATGGCGACGGACGAGCCGATGCGGTTCGTCCTCCAACTGCGGCTGATCTCCCTGCGCGAGCGGCACGGCATCCTCCGGCTCGGCGACCACCTGGAGCATTCCGCCGACTTCGCCGACACCCTCGTCATCGACGTGGGCACCCCGGAGGCCGGCCCCGGCATCTGGGCCGCCTGGAACTCGGACATCGAAGGCGCCATCCGCGACCACCGCGTCGCCGGAGAGCCCCGGGTCGACGAGGACCCCACCCCCGCTCGCTGGGTCGCGCACATCGAACTGCCCACCACCGCCGCACCGCTCGTCGGCCGCGACGCGCGGATCCGGCTCGTCGCCACGCCCTGGACCTGA
- a CDS encoding nuclear transport factor 2 family protein — translation MTIQTSKLSDPAVRAFVTAVNAHDREGFLTILAPGATMADDGTDRDLADWIDREIFSSNGHMEVDKESNHGRDLLTHYRNDTWGEMRTRWHFEVEDDGRISRFETGQA, via the coding sequence ATGACGATTCAGACGTCCAAACTCAGCGACCCCGCCGTCCGCGCCTTCGTCACCGCCGTCAACGCCCACGACCGCGAGGGCTTCCTGACCATCCTCGCGCCCGGCGCGACCATGGCGGACGACGGCACCGACCGCGACCTCGCCGACTGGATCGACCGGGAGATCTTCTCCTCCAACGGCCACATGGAGGTCGACAAGGAGTCCAACCACGGCCGCGACCTCCTCACCCACTACCGCAACGACACCTGGGGCGAGATGCGCACGCGGTGGCACTTCGAGGTCGAGGACGACGGCAGGATCTCCCGCTTCGAGACCGGGCAGGCCTAG
- a CDS encoding lytic transglycosylase domain-containing protein has protein sequence MVALTASQAPGAVPARASAPAPRQTDAEHGPSVSGDTPYRTELPPLRTGKRDGDKAQASGQTGAALPASVFAAYRRAEERLAREAPGCRLRWQLLAAIGQVESGQARGGRVTSDGTTVAPILGPRLDGVAFALIRDTDGGAHDGDTAYDRAVGPMQFIPSTWARWGADGNGDGRSDPNNVFDAALAAGRYLCAGGRDLSVPAELDRAILGYNHSTAYLRTVRAWYAYFLEGHQVVPDSSTGAPAHPEPSRSPGKPDDGSSPAPTARRPTATPSPTPPAPSSPAPAPSRPATDPEETDTPQLPLPASDIDLPGDDLPLGDGPLTSNGADSMTATPSTTGDTRR, from the coding sequence ATGGTGGCGCTGACCGCGTCACAGGCACCGGGGGCGGTCCCGGCGCGCGCCTCGGCGCCGGCACCGAGGCAGACGGACGCCGAGCACGGCCCGAGCGTCTCCGGCGACACCCCGTACCGCACGGAGCTGCCGCCGCTGCGGACCGGAAAGCGCGACGGCGACAAGGCACAGGCTTCGGGGCAGACGGGCGCCGCGCTGCCCGCGAGCGTGTTCGCCGCCTACCGACGGGCCGAGGAACGGCTCGCGCGCGAGGCGCCCGGCTGCCGGCTGCGGTGGCAGTTGCTGGCGGCGATCGGGCAGGTGGAGTCCGGGCAGGCACGGGGCGGCCGGGTGACGTCGGACGGTACGACCGTGGCGCCGATCCTCGGCCCGCGGCTGGACGGCGTGGCCTTCGCGCTGATCCGGGACACCGACGGCGGGGCCCACGACGGGGACACGGCGTACGACCGGGCGGTCGGGCCGATGCAGTTCATCCCGTCGACGTGGGCCCGGTGGGGCGCGGACGGCAACGGCGACGGGCGCAGCGACCCGAACAACGTCTTCGACGCGGCGCTCGCCGCCGGCCGCTACCTGTGCGCGGGCGGACGCGACCTGTCCGTCCCCGCCGAGCTGGACCGGGCGATCCTCGGCTACAACCACTCGACGGCGTATCTGCGCACGGTCAGGGCCTGGTACGCGTACTTCCTGGAAGGTCACCAGGTGGTGCCGGACAGCTCCACCGGCGCCCCGGCCCACCCCGAGCCGTCACGGTCCCCCGGGAAGCCGGACGACGGCTCCTCACCGGCACCCACCGCCCGGCGCCCGACCGCCACCCCGTCCCCCACGCCGCCGGCCCCCTCCTCGCCGGCTCCCGCCCCGTCCCGTCCGGCCACCGACCCTGAGGAGACGGACACACCGCAACTCCCCCTCCCCGCCTCGGACATCGACCTCCCCGGCGACGACCTGCCGCTCGGCGACGGCCCGCTGACCAGTAACGGCGCGGACTCGATGACCGCCACCCCCTCCACAACCGGGGATACTCGGCGGTAA
- a CDS encoding SDR family oxidoreductase: protein MNDRQTETRTDARIAVVTGAGSGIGRAVAVELLRAGWAVALAGRRVETLEETAGLVPGSASLAVRTDVSRPEDVAALFAAAVERFGRVDLLFNNAGTFGPGGVPVEELSYDAWRHVVDTNLNGAFLCAQAAYRQMKEQAPRGGRIINNGSISAHTPRPHSVAYTATKHALTGLTKSLSLDGRPYDIAVGQIDIGNAATDMTARMQTGALQADGSVVPEPVMDVADVARTVRHMAELPLAANVQFATVLATAMPYVGRG from the coding sequence ATGAACGACAGGCAAACGGAGACGAGGACGGACGCGAGGATCGCCGTGGTGACCGGGGCGGGCTCCGGCATCGGCCGCGCGGTCGCGGTGGAACTGCTGCGCGCGGGCTGGGCGGTGGCGCTGGCGGGGCGGCGCGTCGAGACGCTGGAGGAGACGGCGGGGCTGGTGCCCGGCAGCGCCTCTCTCGCCGTACGGACGGACGTGTCACGGCCGGAGGACGTGGCCGCGCTGTTCGCCGCCGCGGTGGAGCGGTTCGGGCGGGTGGACCTGCTGTTCAACAACGCGGGGACGTTCGGGCCGGGCGGGGTGCCGGTCGAGGAGCTGTCGTACGACGCCTGGCGGCATGTGGTGGACACCAACCTCAACGGGGCGTTCCTGTGCGCGCAGGCGGCGTACCGGCAGATGAAGGAGCAGGCCCCGCGGGGCGGCCGGATCATCAACAACGGGTCCATCTCGGCACACACGCCCCGCCCGCACTCGGTGGCCTACACGGCGACCAAGCACGCGCTGACCGGACTGACCAAGTCGCTGTCGCTGGACGGGCGGCCGTACGACATCGCCGTCGGCCAGATCGACATCGGCAACGCGGCGACCGACATGACCGCGCGGATGCAGACGGGCGCCCTGCAGGCCGACGGGTCGGTGGTGCCCGAGCCCGTGATGGATGTCGCCGACGTGGCGCGGACGGTGCGGCACATGGCGGAGCTGCCGCTGGCGGCGAATGTGCAGTTCGCGACGGTGCTGGCGACGGCGATGCCGTATGTGGGGCGTGGCTGA
- a CDS encoding MazG-like family protein yields the protein MTDQAAPSDASADLWASIDDLWTWLDTNQPAGGKEGMLLRMLKLSEEVGEVAEAVIGATGQNPRKGVSHSWEDVQGELCDVVITALVALRTLTPDTREVFTRHLARVKERSLGSES from the coding sequence ATGACTGATCAGGCCGCCCCTTCCGACGCCTCCGCCGACCTGTGGGCATCCATCGACGACCTGTGGACCTGGCTCGACACCAACCAGCCGGCCGGCGGCAAGGAGGGCATGCTGCTGCGGATGCTGAAGCTGTCGGAGGAGGTCGGCGAGGTCGCCGAGGCGGTGATCGGGGCGACGGGGCAGAACCCGCGCAAGGGCGTCTCGCACAGCTGGGAGGACGTGCAGGGCGAGTTGTGCGACGTGGTGATCACCGCACTCGTCGCCCTGCGCACACTGACCCCCGACACCCGCGAGGTCTTCACCCGGCATCTGGCCCGCGTGAAGGAGCGCTCGCTGGGTTCCGAATCCTAG
- a CDS encoding YciI family protein yields the protein MEYFCYHRDRPGSVTLREELLEEHWSYMDRYAKELIARGPTFAGDGETPTGSVHLVDLPGPAAARAFAFDEPNYQAGVYRDVLLRRWRNLLGRTMWDFPGGRTGGHRYLVLGLGAGQPADLAVPADRDELIAYGPLLSDDGAAWLGTAALLRAPDPATARGVLTPDRYADIEVHDWEFGGRR from the coding sequence ATGGAGTACTTCTGCTACCACCGCGATCGGCCCGGCTCGGTCACCTTGCGCGAGGAGCTGCTCGAAGAGCACTGGTCCTACATGGACCGGTACGCGAAGGAGCTGATCGCCCGCGGCCCCACCTTCGCCGGCGACGGCGAGACGCCCACCGGGAGTGTGCACCTCGTCGACCTGCCCGGTCCCGCCGCCGCCCGCGCGTTCGCCTTCGACGAGCCCAACTACCAGGCGGGCGTGTACCGGGACGTGCTGCTGCGCCGGTGGCGCAATCTGCTGGGACGCACCATGTGGGACTTCCCCGGTGGGCGGACCGGCGGCCACCGGTACCTGGTGCTCGGCCTCGGCGCGGGACAGCCCGCAGACCTCGCGGTGCCGGCCGACCGGGACGAACTGATCGCGTACGGGCCTCTGCTGTCCGACGACGGCGCCGCCTGGCTGGGTACGGCCGCGCTGCTGCGGGCCCCGGACCCGGCCACGGCACGTGGCGTGCTGACCCCGGACCGGTATGCCGACATCGAGGTCCATGACTGGGAGTTCGGCGGGCGGCGGTGA
- a CDS encoding DoxX family membrane protein: protein MSAYDRRDLGLLLLRLGAGGVLAAHGTQKLFGWFGGHGIEGTGQFMESVGYRPGRASATAAGLAETGGGTLLALGLATPGAGAAAAGAMAGASAVHAPNGFFNQEGGYEYAATLALAATGLAIAGPGRLSLDHALGHVLDRGWMVPTALAATAAVTALVVGVRNKRLDEAEKEEGAGLFDEQEALFGE from the coding sequence GTGAGTGCTTACGACCGACGTGATCTGGGCCTGCTGTTGCTCCGGCTGGGCGCCGGCGGAGTGCTGGCCGCGCACGGTACGCAGAAGCTGTTCGGCTGGTTCGGCGGACACGGCATCGAGGGGACCGGCCAGTTCATGGAGTCGGTCGGCTACCGGCCGGGCAGGGCGAGCGCGACGGCGGCGGGCCTCGCGGAGACCGGTGGCGGCACGCTGCTGGCGCTGGGGCTCGCGACGCCCGGGGCGGGTGCGGCGGCGGCCGGTGCGATGGCGGGGGCGTCCGCGGTGCACGCCCCGAACGGCTTCTTCAACCAGGAGGGCGGCTACGAGTACGCGGCCACCCTCGCCCTGGCCGCGACCGGCCTCGCGATCGCGGGCCCCGGCCGGCTCTCCCTCGACCACGCCCTCGGCCATGTCCTCGACCGCGGCTGGATGGTTCCTACGGCACTGGCGGCGACGGCCGCGGTGACGGCGCTGGTGGTGGGGGTGCGGAACAAGAGGCTGGACGAGGCGGAGAAGGAGGAGGGGGCGGGACTCTTCGACGAACAGGAGGCGCTGTTCGGGGAGTAG